Below is a genomic region from Flavobacterium ginsengisoli.
GCGCTAAAGCCTCTCCCAATAATTCTTCGTTTAAAAATGGTCCGTAACATTCAGCTGTATCAAAAAAGGTAATTCCTTTTTCATAAGCCGAACGTAACAAACTTATCATTTCTTTTTTATCATGAGCTGGTCCATAACCAAAACTCATTCCCATGCAGCCAAGTCCTAATGCTGAGACTTCTAAGTCGCTATTTCCTAGTTTACGTGTATGCATGTTTTTAAAGTTTCTAAGTTACTGAGATACTAAGGTTCTAAGTTTTTTTACTTTGAGCTGAATCCCAGCGTCTTGGATTATTAATTTCTAAAATAGCCAAAATTATAGACACAAAAGAAAAACTTAGCATCTCTGAATCTTAGCAACTTAGCATCTTATTTAAGAGACGCCATATCAATAACAAAACGATATTTGATATCTCCTTTTAATAATCTTTCGTAAGCGTCATTTACATCATTTACGCCAATTACTTCTACGTCTGCCGTAATGTTATGTTCTGCACAGAAGTCAAGCATTTCTTGAGTTTCTGCAATTCCGCCAATTGCTGAACCTGCAAAACTTCTTCTTCCTAAAATCAGACTGAAAGAAGTTACAGGAAGAGGATCCATTGGTGCTCCAACAAGTGTCAATGTTCCGTCTACTTTCAGTAAATTTAAATACGAATCAATATTATGCTCTGCAGAAACACAGTCTAAAATAAAGTTCATACTTTTTGCATGTTTTGCCATTTGCTCTGGATCTGTAGACAAGATAACTTCATCTGCACCAAGGCGTTTCGCATCTTCGAATTTAGACATTGAAGTGGTTAAAACTACTACATGAGCTCCCATAGCTTTAGCCAATTTGATTCCCATATGTCCTAAACCACCAATTCCTACGATTCCAACTTTCTGTCCAGGACCAACTTTCCAGTGTTTTAACGGAGAATAGGTTGTAATTCCTGCACATAATAGTGGCGCAACAGCCGACAGTTCTAATTTATCTGAAATATGCAATACGAAGTTTTCATCAACAACAATACTTTGAGAATAACCTCCAAAAGTTTGTCCGCCTAAATGTTCGTCGGGAGAATTGAATGTTAAGATGCTTCCTGGATCACAATATTGCTCTAAACCTTCTTTACATTGCTCACATTCTCTACAAGAATCTACCATACAGCCTACTCCTGCTAATTGACCAACTTTGAAACCTTTTACATGTTCTCCAACTTTAGTAACACGGCCTACAATCTCATGTCCCGGAACAATCGGATAAATAGTGCCATGCCATTCATTTCTAGCCGAATGCAAATCAGAATGACAGATTCCACAATACAAAATTTCGATTTCTACGTCATGCGCCTGTACAGCTCTTCTTTTAATATCTAAGGTTTTTAATGGTGCTTCGGCAGCTTCTGTACCAAACGCTTTAATGCTT
It encodes:
- a CDS encoding NAD(P)-dependent alcohol dehydrogenase, with the protein product METKSIKAFGTEAAEAPLKTLDIKRRAVQAHDVEIEILYCGICHSDLHSARNEWHGTIYPIVPGHEIVGRVTKVGEHVKGFKVGQLAGVGCMVDSCRECEQCKEGLEQYCDPGSILTFNSPDEHLGGQTFGGYSQSIVVDENFVLHISDKLELSAVAPLLCAGITTYSPLKHWKVGPGQKVGIVGIGGLGHMGIKLAKAMGAHVVVLTTSMSKFEDAKRLGADEVILSTDPEQMAKHAKSMNFILDCVSAEHNIDSYLNLLKVDGTLTLVGAPMDPLPVTSFSLILGRRSFAGSAIGGIAETQEMLDFCAEHNITADVEVIGVNDVNDAYERLLKGDIKYRFVIDMASLK